The Deltaproteobacteria bacterium nucleotide sequence TAATCCTTTCCGTCAAGATAGCCACCTGTACCTCAGAGGAACCCGTATCGGAATCGTGGGTCTTGTATGAGTTAATAATTCCTTTTTTCTGGTCACTGTTTATTGCCAAATTAATTCACCTCCTTCTTATGTTTAGTCGTATATTTTTATCATGGCTTTACCTTATTTGTAAAGCCATTTATATATTATTGAATACCCTTAAACTCTTTCCAACTACTGATTTTTCCGGCAAATTGCTTACTGCTGAAAGCGGTGAAAAGAGTTCACCAATAGAGAGCAAGCTCCCCTCAGGAGAAAGGATCTTTACCTTATCTACATGACTCTCTTTCTTTTCATAACTTTTTAGCCATCCAGCCATAAGGTGACGCCCATTAAGTATTTTTTCAACAGCCTCTTTTTTAACTTCAACGCTGCTCATATGTTTTAGAGAGCTATGTAGAGGAATAAGAGAGGACATCAGCTTTTCCTTATTGCCAAGATCCTCTGTCGATATAGCCTGATCAATTGAAAAGCTGCCGTTTTCAAGTCTTCTCAAACTTCCAAGATATCCGCAGGTACCAAGTGCCCTGGCTATATCCTCTGCCAGCGTTCTAATATAGGTACCCTTTGAACAAGTCACATCTATAGTAATTTGATCTGCATCAAAATTTATTAGCTTAATTTCGCTAATAAATATATCCCGTTCACTTCTTTCAAGATCAATTCCTTTTCTTGCATACTTATAAAGGGGCACACCATTTTTCTTTATGGCTGAATACATGGGAGGTACTTGCTTCGAATTCCCCTTAAAAGAGGCAAGAACATCAACAATGATATTTTCTTCAAGTGGAGGAAAAGGAATTTGCTCCACCATGTGACCCGTTAAATCACCGGTATCTCTTCTTTCACCAAGAACAATGCTGGCCCTGTACCGTTTTTCACCTTCCATGAGGTAGTTAGAGAGCTTTGTCCCCTCACCTACCAGAAGAATCATGACTCCCGTAGCGAAGGGATCAAGGGTTCCGGCATGGCCTATCTTCTTCATGGCCAATGTTTTTCTCACCCTGGCTACAAGATCATGAGATGTTATGCCTTCAACCTTATCGACAATAAGGATTCCCGATTTTTGTTTGCTTTCAACGGCCATGACAAGAGAGTCCTCATTTCTCAGCTTGCATCAACTTCTTTTTCAGCAGCGTAAAATGCCGCTTTTCTTGCTTCCTCAAGACTTCCTTCCATGACACAACCTGCTGCATTTCTATGACCACCCCCACCAAATGACCGGGCTACTGAAGCAACGTTGATAAGCCCCTTTGAACGGTAACTTATCTTATATTCACTTGAAGTAATTTCTCTCACAAGAAATGCTACTTCAACCCCTTCAATGGATCTGGCATAGTTTACAAAACCATCGGTCTCTTCATGACCTGTCCCCGTAGCAGACATCATTTCCTTTGTCACAACAAGGGAGGCTACTTTTCCATTCTCCGAAACCCTGAGGCTATCTAGAACGAGGCTTAGTAACTTCATCCGCCCGAGAGGCTGATTTTCATAGACCTTATTTGAAATCTCCCAGGGAGACACACCGAGTGAAACCAACTCTCCGGCAGCAATAAAAGCCTCATTTGTTGCATTGGAGTATCTGAAGGAACCTGTATCTACAATAATAGTCGTATAAATATTGTCCGCTATCGCTTTATCCAGTTCTACAGGCAAAGCTTTTAAAACATTGAAGACAAGATAGCCAGTAGAACAAGCATCCTTATCTATGAGGGTAATATCTGCAAAATACTCATTAGTAAGGTGATGATCAATATTTATCCATTTTTTTGTGGCAACCATGGAAGAGAAATCTTTTCCTACTCTTTCAAGTTCCGAACAATCAAGAACAACAGCGCTATCGAAGGGTTTCTCACTATCAAGAGAAGTTGCAACCATTTCCGCGCCGGGCAAGTGCTCAAATTGATAAGGAACACCGTCCCTGTTATAGACAAAGACATCTTTATTCATTTTTTTTAAAGCGAGCGCAAGCGCAAGCGAAGAGCCGATGGCGTCACCATCGGGATTGAGGTGAGAAGCGATCAAGATTCTTTCATCAGCCTCAATAGCTGATACAATCTCATTTATCAATCTATCCATTCTTGGTAAGGTCCG carries:
- the truB gene encoding tRNA pseudouridine(55) synthase TruB, coding for MAVESKQKSGILIVDKVEGITSHDLVARVRKTLAMKKIGHAGTLDPFATGVMILLVGEGTKLSNYLMEGEKRYRASIVLGERRDTGDLTGHMVEQIPFPPLEENIIVDVLASFKGNSKQVPPMYSAIKKNGVPLYKYARKGIDLERSERDIFISEIKLINFDADQITIDVTCSKGTYIRTLAEDIARALGTCGYLGSLRRLENGSFSIDQAISTEDLGNKEKLMSSLIPLHSSLKHMSSVEVKKEAVEKILNGRHLMAGWLKSYEKKESHVDKVKILSPEGSLLSIGELFSPLSAVSNLPEKSVVGKSLRVFNNI
- a CDS encoding bifunctional oligoribonuclease/PAP phosphatase NrnA; its protein translation is MDRLINEIVSAIEADERILIASHLNPDGDAIGSSLALALALKKMNKDVFVYNRDGVPYQFEHLPGAEMVATSLDSEKPFDSAVVLDCSELERVGKDFSSMVATKKWINIDHHLTNEYFADITLIDKDACSTGYLVFNVLKALPVELDKAIADNIYTTIIVDTGSFRYSNATNEAFIAAGELVSLGVSPWEISNKVYENQPLGRMKLLSLVLDSLRVSENGKVASLVVTKEMMSATGTGHEETDGFVNYARSIEGVEVAFLVREITSSEYKISYRSKGLINVASVARSFGGGGHRNAAGCVMEGSLEEARKAAFYAAEKEVDAS